The DNA sequence AGGGGCGAGGAGTTCGCAGCCGAAGGACCCGGCCGCTACGTCCTCGACCCGGCCGACCCACAGCACCTGGGCCGCCTCCTCGACGAGGCCTTCGCGAGCGAACCACCCGAGCGCGTCGTCCAGTTGACCGCACTCGACGCTCCCGCGATCGAGGACGCCCGTACGGCCGAGGAGGCGGCGCGGCTGTGCTGCCTGAGTACCCTCCACGTGGTGCGCATGTTCACCGAGCGGACGCAGGGAACGGCGCCCCGGCTCTTCGTCGTGGCGCGCGGCAGCCAAGCAGCCGGTGACAGTACGCAGGTGACACAGCCTCAACAGGCCCTCGCCTGGGGCTTCGGCCTCGCGGTGGCGCAGGAGCACCCGGAGCTGAGGACCACCCTCGTCGATCTCCCTGCGACGGATGGCGTCGACGCCCTGTTGACCCAGCTGCGGCACGCCGACGACGAACGGCTCGTCGCGCTGCGCGAGGCCGGACGTCTGGTGCCCCGCCTGACCCGCACCCGCCCGGACGACGCCGGGCACGGCGCAAGCACCCCGGACGGCGTGTATCTGATCACCGGTGGACTGGGCGGTCTCGGGCGTGTCGTCGCCGAACGCCTGGTCCGTCGCGGCGCCCGCCGGCTGGCCCTCATGAGCCGGAGCGCGCCTGCCGCGGAGGCCATGGGCTGGATCCAGGGACTCGAAGAGCGGGGCGTGACCGTGCACCTGGCCCGCGCGGACGTCGCCGACCGAGATGGACTGACCGCCGCCCTGGACGCCGTACGACACGCACTCGGCCCGATCACCGGGGTCGTGCACGCGGCCGGCGTCCTGGACGACGCCACCATCGCCAACCTGACCGAAGAGCGCGTCCTGCGCGTCCTCGGCCCCAAGGTCCTGGGCACCGCCCTGCTCACCGAACTGACCCCGGACGCCACGGACTTCGTGCTGTTCGCGTCGGCGGCCGGACTGCTCGGCTCGGCCGGGCAGAGCCCGTACTCGGCGGCGAACGCCTTCCTGGACGCCTGGGCGCACCACCTCTCCCGCACGGACCGCCGTGCGCTGAGCCTGGACTGGGGCGCCTGGTCCGGGGTGGGCATGGTGTCCGAGTCCGGCATCCGCGAGGCGGAGACGGGCCGCTCGGGCCTGGTCGCCTTCTCGGCACAGGACGGCGGCGAGCTCTTCGAGCGCGTGCTGGGCACCGCCCGTCGCCAGCTCGCCCCCATGGCCCTGGACTGGGAGATGCTGTCCCTGGACCCGGATGCGGCCCGCACCCGCCCCATCCTGGCCGACCTGGTCACCGTCCCCACGGGTACGCCCGGCACGGACGACCTGGTCAAGAAGGTGTTCGCAGCGAAGACCGAGGCCGAGCGGGCCGTACGTCTGGAGGCATACGTACGCGCCAGGGTCGGCGAGGTGGCCGGCGGCGCGGTCCAGGTCTCGGCCACCACGGCTCTGAAGGAGCTCGGCCTCGACTCCCTCATGCTCGTGCGGCTGCGCAACGCCTTCGCCCGAGAACTCGGCGTCGAACTCCCCGCCGCCACCGTCTTCTCGGCCGCCGACATGCGCGGCCTCGCCCAGGCCCTGAGCACGGCGCTGCCCGAACGGCGGACCACGGCACAGGTCGACGAGCCGCAGCACACCACCGAGGTACCGGCGACGGAGCTGCACCCGGCGACCCGCGACGTCGTACGACTGCTGCGCAGCGCCCAGTCCGGCATGCCGGACGCGGCCCACGCCGTCGGCCTCGCCGTACGCCTCACCACGCCGACCACCCCCGAGACACTGACCGCCATCCTCGGCCGCCTCACCGCACGGCACGCGGCCCTGCGCACCGCCGTCGTCACCGCGGCCGAGGGAGGGCGCGAGCTGCGGGTGCACCGCGAACTGCCGGAACCGCTGCTGCGGTGGACCGTCGTACCGGACGACGTCCCCTTCGACGCCGCCGACCGCCTCCGCGAGCTCCTTGAACCGCCGTTCGACCTGGAAGCCGCGCCGCTGTGGCGCTTCGAGCTGCTGGACGGCGGCGAGCGCGGCCGGCTGCTCGCGTACGGCGCTCACCACGCCGTCAGCGATCTGCAGTCGCTGCTGCTGGTGGCGAGCGAGATCGACGCCGAGCTGTCCGGCAATGTGCTCGGCGACACCGTCACCAACCGCGATGTCGCCTTGCTGATCGAGGCCCAGCAGACCGGTGAGCAAGTCGACGGGCGGGGCGACGGAAAGACCGGCGGCCGAGACGACGGCCGGGCCGAAGCCGCCGCATGGCGCAAGGCCTTCCAGGGCAGCGCACGCCTCGACCTCACTCTCAGCCGGCCGCGCCCCGAGACCCGCTCGTACCGCGCCGGCAGCGTCACCGTGCCCATCCCCGACGGTCTCATGGACCGCCTCTCGGCCGCCGCGAGCCGACTGGCTGTGACGCCGGCCGCCTTCTGCCTCGGCACCCTGACCGTCCTGCTGGCCAGGAAGCGCGAACTCGAACGCTTCGTCCTCGCCGTGCCCGTCGACACCCGCATCCACGCCGACGCCTATGACGCCTTGGGCTTCTTCGGCGTGCCGGTGCCCTTCCCCGCCGAGGCGAACCCGGGGGAGCGCATCGAGGAGGTGCTGCGCCGCACCGACGGGCGGCTGCAGCGGGTCCTGGCCAAGGGGGCGATGTTCTCCGACGTACTGCCGGTGCTCGCCCAGCAGGGCCTGTACCGGGCGAACGCCCCGCTGGTGGAGGTGTACTTCAACTACGTACGCGCCGCAGGCGGGTTGAGCGGCCTGGAGGTACTGCCGGCGGGTACGGGCTACTCCGACCTCGACCTCATGATCACCATGACGCCGGACGCGGGCCGGATCCGCCTCGACCACAACCTCGACATCCTCGACGCGGCGACAGTCGCAGAGCTGGGGGAGGCGCTGGTGCGTCTGCTCGCGGAGACGGCGCAGGACGCGACGGGGCCGGTCCGCACGACGCCGAAGGTGGAGAGGGGCACGGCTGCCGTCGAAGAGCCGCCCACGACGCCGGCCCACACCCTCGCCCTCGCCGGCACCTTCGCCCTCGGCAATCTGCCCCTGATGTGCGAGACGGCCGTCAACGAGTCGGTACGGGACGGCGGCGGGACGACGGTCGCGGAAGCCCCGTACCACCACGTGCTGGCGAGCCTGCGCGACCCGTCCGGCGTGTTCGCCGACCCGGCCACCACAGCGGGTGTCGTACTGCTGCGGGCGACGGACCTGCAACGCTTCGGCACCGTCGACGACGCCCTGCTGGCCGAACTGCGCACCGCCTACCCGGCCGCCCTGCGCACGGTGGCCGAGCGCACCCGCAAGCCGCTGATCGTCGGCGTCCTGCCCGCCGCACAGGGGGAGGACCGCTTCGGGCACTGGGAAGCGGAAATCGCCGCCGAGTTGGCGGAGGTGCCGGGCATCGCCCTGCTCGGCCCCGACGACTGGACCCGCCACCACCCCGTCGAGGAACGCTTCGACGAGCGCACCGAACGGCTGGCCCACCTCCCGTTCACCCCGCAGTTCCAGGCAGCCGTGGCCCTCCGCCTCGCCGAGGTCGTACGCGCGGTCCGGCGCCGGGCGCCGAAGGTGATCGCGGTCGACGGCGACGAGACGCTGTGGGGTGGCGTGGCCGGAGAGATCGGCCCGGACGCCGTGGACCTGACCGGGCCGCGAGCCCTGCTGGCGCGCCGGTTGCTGCAGTGGCGCGCGGCAGGCGCGCTGCTCGTGCTGGTCAGCAACAACGACGAGGACACGGTCCGCGCGGTACTGGACCGTCCGGACAGTCCGTTGAAGGCCGAGCACTTCAGCGTGCTCTCCGCGGCCTGGGGCCCGAAGCCGACCCGCCTGGCGGACGTCGCGCAGACGCTCAACCTCGGCCTGGACAGCTTCCTGTTCCTCGACGACAACCCGGCCGAGATCGCCAAGATGCGCTCGGCTCTGCCGCAGGTGCTGTCGGTGACCTGCCCCTCGGTCGTCGAACTCCCGGAGTTCTTGCGCCGGTTGTGGCCGCTGGTACCCGCCGCGGCGACGGCCGAGGACGCACTGCGGGCGCGGTTCTACGAGCAGGAGCGGGAGCGGGACGCCGTCCGCGAGCAAGCGAGCTTCGAGGAGTTCCTGGACCAACTGGAACTGGAGGTCGACATCCGGGCCCTGGCCGACGCCGACGTCCAGCGGGCGGAGCAACTCGTGGCCCGCACCAACCAGTTCACCCTCCGTGCCCGCTCCACGGACGGCGGCGACGTCGCTCGGTGGCGCGAACGCGGCGAGGTGTGGACGGCTGCGGCGCGTGACAGGTTCGGTGACTACGGTCAGATCGGCCTGCTCGCCGTGCACTGCCAGGGCGACCAACTGGACGTCATGGCCTGGCTGATGAGCTGCCGCGCGCTGGGCCGGGGCGTCGAGGAGCGGCTGCTGCAATGGCTCGCGGACCGCGCCGAGGAACTGGACTGCGCCAAGGTCCGCCTCACAGCGGAACGCACGCCGCGCAACACCCCGGCCCGCCGTCTGCTGTCGGCACTGGGGGGCGGCGACCAGGACGACGACCGACTGGAGACCGTGGTCACGCCGGAGCAGCTGCGGGCGTTCCGCTCGTGGCGGCGGCAGTGACGGCCGGCGACGAGCCGGTCAGTACCGATCAAGGGGCAGGGCAACACCGTGAAGGGCTCTCATGCGTGAGGTGAACGAGAACGTGTCGGCAGCCGCCGAACAGCGGGCGACCGAGGAGGAGATGGAGCGGGGCGGACTCGGACTGTCCGTGACCGACCTGCTGGCCAGGGTCGCGGCAGCGGCCGCGCCGCCCACGCAGCCGGAGGCCGAAGGACCTTCAACTCCGCAGCAGACGGCCGTGATCAGCGCGGGTGCGCCGTCCGGCACCGACACCGACAGCCCCGCGCCGCCTGACGTGGACACCCTCGCGGCCGCCGTCGCAGCCGTGGCCGGCCGTTACGTCCCCGCAGGGCAGCTGTCACCCGACGCCGACTTCTTCGACGCCGGGGGCACCTCCGTGAACGCCGTGGAGCTCGTCGCCGCGCTGGAGGACGAGCTGGGCATGGAGATCGACCTGGACGAGGTGTTCGCCGACGCCCGCCCGATCAACCTGGCCAGGCGAGGGCTCGGGAGCAGCACCGGGGTTGCGGCTGCCGTACCGGAAACGGCCGTAACGGAAGCCGCCGCACCGGAGGCCGACGTACGGGAAGCGACTGCACTGGAGCCGGCCGCACCTGCGCCGGTCCGCACGGTTCAGCGCCCGCCAGCCGCCGCCCCCCTCCCGGCAATCACCGCCCCGCCCCCGCCCGCGGCCCTGGCGCGCCCCACCCCCTCGGACGCCACCGCCCGCCCCGAGGACCTCAACCAGATCCTCGCCGACCTGGCCCTTGCCGACCGCCTCCCCTTCACCGCCTCGCCCGACCCCCTCCCGCCCCGCCGCATCCTGCTGACCGGCGCCACCGGCTTCCTCGGCAGCCATATGCTCCTGGACCTGCTGCGCCACAGTGACGCCCACGTCTACTGCCTGGTCCGGGCCGCCGACGAGGAGGCGGCCACCTCCCGGCTCGGCGACGCTCTCAAGAGCTACTCGCTGCCCTGGTCGTCGGAAGTCCGCCGCCGCATCACCGTGCTCCCCGGCGACATGCGCGACCCCCACCTGGGCCTGTCCGACGACCTCTGGAACACCCTCGCCCAGGAGCTGGACAGCGTCGTCGGCGTCGCGGCCGCCGTGGACTTCCTGCGCGGGTACCAGTCCCTGCGCAGCAGCAACGTCCTCGGCGCCCTCACTCTGGCCGAACTCGCCGCGACCGGGCGTCCCAAGCCCCTGCACCACATCTCCTCCATCGCCGTCTTCAACGAGGTCGGCATCCCCTCCATGGGCGAGGACGACCCGTTCGCGCACATCGACCGCCTGATCGCCGGCTACGACCAGACCAAGTGGGCCGCCGAGGTCGCCCTGCGCCGGGCCCGCGACCACGGCCTGGTCGTCACCGCCCTGCGCCCGGGCGGAATCGGCGGCCACAGCAAGACCGGCGCCTACAACCCCCAGGACCTCAGCAGCGGGCTCATCTCGGCCTTCGGCCGGTTCCGCACCGTCCCCGCCTTCCGCTACCTCAACGCCGCGCCGGTCGACTGGGTCAGCCGCGTCGCGGTCGCCGCCATCTGCGAACCCGACGCCTGGGGCTTCGACTACAACCTCACCGGCGTCCCCAACACCCTCGACGACGTCGTCCAGGACATGGCGCTCGGCGGCATGCACGTCCGCGTCCAGGACTGGGACGAGTGGCGCACCGACGCCCTGGCCCGCCTCCGGGCCGACCCGGTCCCCGAACTGGCCTTCCTCACCCGCGTGTTGCAGAGCCCCACCGCCCTGAAACTGTGCGAGGCGACCCTGAAGGGACCCGCCGCCATCGCCGACCGCACCACGGCACTGGTCGAAGCACTCGGTCTCCAGCCGGCCGCCCGCTACGACGCCCGCGCCCAGCTGAAGACGTTCGAACGCCTCGCCGGCGACGGGCTGGCCCGCCTCCCGCACAAGGACGACCAGCCCTACCTCTGGTTCGACGAGACGACCGAGGGCAGCGTCGGCCCCGTCGGTGCCGCGCCCGACACCCCCTGCTCGATGGCCCTCACCCTCTCCATCGCGAGCATGCACCAGCTGGTGACGGACCGCCGTGTCGACGTCCGCGGCCAGGTCACCTGCCCGGCCGTGCACCCCGAGCCGCTCACCGTGGCACGCGGCGACATCTGGATCCGCCCCGAGGAAGGCATCCCGCACCGCCACGGCCTTCGCCACCAACTCCTGCGCTACCGCATGGAGTTGACGGACGTCGACGGTGGCCGCTGGTGGCTGGAGGGCCACAAGTACGCCCGCGCCCGCCGTGACGTCTGGCGCCAGACCCGGGCCCTGACCGTGGAGCTCGGCCGCGAGGGCGAAGCGGCGAGCCTGGCCGGCGAGGTCGTCGTCCCCGCCGACTCCTACGTACGCGACCAGATCGACGGCATCAAGGTCGACCCGCGCCTGACCAGCCAGGAGAAACGCGCCGCCAAGCTGACCTGGCTCGCCTGGTTCGGCCTGGAGATGGGCCGCGGCCTGCTCGGGCCCTTCGCCCGCGCCGCCGCGGACCTGCTCGACCTGCGCCGCACCCAGACCCCCACGGAGCACCACCGATGATCTTCCGGACGACGAATCCCAGGACCGCCAGGCCGGCCTTGCGCAAGGTCAGGACCACCACGACCCTGCGCCCCCTCCAGCACCGCCTCGACCCGGCCAGGATCGAGGAGATCCCGTTCCACACCAGCGACGGGGTACGCCTCGGCCTGACCCGCATCGCCACCGGCGACCGGGGCCGTCCCGCCGTGCTGCTCCTGCACGGACACACCGCCTCGGCCGACATGTTCCTGCTGCCCGAGACCCGCAACCTGGTCGACGTCCTGCTGGACGAGGGCTACGAGCCCTGGCTGCTCGACTGGCGAGGCAGCTGCCGCCTCCCGTACAACGAGACGGGCCGCCGCTACACCTACGACGACGTCGCCCTCTACGACATCCCCGAGGCCGTCCGCCACATCCGCACCCGCGTCGGCGACCGCCCCCTGTTCGCCGTCGCCCACTGCATCGGCTCCCTCACCCTTTCCCTGAGCATGACGGCGGGCCTGGTCCCCGGGCTTGCCGGCGTGGTGTCCCAGGGCGTGTTCCTCACGCCGAAGCTCGCGGGCCGCACCTCCCTGCGCATGACGCTGGCCGGGGAGCTGCTGAAGTCCCGTATCGACCACATCCCCGTCGACTTCCGCAAGGTCGGCCTGAGGTCGAAGTACACCCCGCTGTTCGCCCTCGCCTCCCGCAAGGCGACCTGTCCGGACCCCACCTGCCAGATCCTGCACAACTCGGCCTGGGGCACCGGCGCCTCCCTGTTCGTGCACGAGCACCTCACCGACACGACCCACGACCGTCTCGCGGACCTCCTCGGCCCCGCCCCGCTGTGGATCCTGCCGCACCTGCGCCGCATCGAACTGGCCCGCACCGTCGTCCGCTGGCACGACACCGACCAGCGCTACCGGGCCCTCCCGCAGAACGCCCTGGACGCGGCGGCCCGCATCGACACCCCCGTCCTGCTCCTGGCGGGCAGCGAGAACGGCCTGTGGCTCGACTCCCAGGAGCTGTGCCGCGACGTCCTCGCCCGTCGCCGGCCGCAACTGGACGTGACGTACACCGAGATCCCCGGCTACGGCCACCTGGACACGTTCCTCGGCAGGGGAGCGGCCCTCGATGTGTTCGGGCACATCCTCGATTTCCTGGACGAACGGCGGTGACGGCGGCCTACGACGCCGGTTAACGTACCGATCAGTAACCAGATCCTTTCCGCCGTATCCCAGGAGGCCACCCATGCCGCAGCTCGAAGTCGACGGCGTGACGCTGACGTACGACGACGAGGGCCCTCGCGAGGGCTCGGGTGTGCCCCTGGTGTTCGTCCACGGCTGGACGGCGAACCGGCATCGCTGGGACCACCAGGTGGCCCACTTCGCCGAGAAGCGGCGCGTGGTCCGGCTCGACCTGCGCGGGCACGGCGAGAGCAGCGGGGCGGGAGCGCGCACGATCGACGACCTGGCCAAGGACGTGCTCGCCCTCCTCGGTCACCTCGAGATCGAGCGGTTCGCGATCATCGGCCACTCCATGGGCGGGATGATCGCCCAGACCATCACCCTCGCCCATCCGGAACGGGTCGAGCGCATGGTGCTGGTGAACTCCATCGGCAGGATGGCCTACAGCCGGGGCCGCGCCCTGCTGATGGCCGCCTCGACGCTCGCCCCCTTCAAGCTGTTCGTCGCCACCAACATCCAGCGCGCCTTCGCCCCCGGCTACCCTCGCGAGGAGATCCGCGAGTACATCCGCGCCTCCGCCGACACTCCCCGCGAAGTCGTCATGACGCTCTACGGCGCCATGCGTGCCTTCGATGTCCTGGACAGGGTCGGCGAGATACGCACGCCCACCCTGATGGTGCACGGCTACCACGACATCCAGCTGCCCCTCGGTCAGATGCTGCGGATGGCCAAGGCCTACCCCGACGCGGTGATCCGGGTGCTGGACGCCGGTCACGAACTGCCGGTGGAGAAGCCGGCCGAACTGACCGTGGCGCTCGACGGGTTCCTCACCGACCGGGGATAGGCGGGAAGGGCACGCGGCAGGCGGACATCCCGCGCTTCGGCCGCGGCCCGTCCAGGTCCGTTGTTTAAGCCTTGCCTTATATAAGCAGCCGCTGGCATAGTGAAGCCGTGCACGCATTCGATGTGCTGGGTGATCCGGTCAGGCGCCGGATATTGGAGCTGCTCGCGACCGGCGAGCAGGCATCGGGCGACATCAGTGCCGTGATCCAGGACGAGTTCGGAATCTCCCAGCCGGCCGTGTCGCAGCACCTGCGGGTGCTGCGCGAGAGCGGCTTCGCGTCCGTGCGGGCGGAAGGCACGCGCCGGCTGTACGCCGTTGATGCCACGCCGCTGCGCGAAGTGGACGCATGGCTGGAGAGGTTCCGCGGCTTCTGGGAACAACGGCTCGACGCCCTCGGAACGGAACTCGCGCGAGGCAAGCGCGAGCGCAGGCTGAGAAAGGAAGCGAGCGGGGATGAGTGAGATCGTCGACGAGTTGAACCGCCTGCACCGGCAGGTCGGTGCACGGCAGGTCGAGACCGGCGAGGCCCGCACGGTGCTGCTGCGGCGCACGTACGAGGCCGAGTTGGCGGACGTGTGGGACGCGGTGACGTCGCCCGAGCGGATCAGCCGCTGGTTCCTGCCCGTCGGCGGGGAGTTCAAGGTCGGCGGGCGCTATCAGCTGGAGGGCAACGCCGGTGGTGAGATCCTCGCATGCGAGGAGCCCTCGCGGCTGCGGGTGAGCTGGCTGTACGGGCCCGACCCGGGATTCAGCGAGGTCGAGGTGCGGCTCACGCCGGAGGGCGAGGAGCGCACGATACTGGAGCTGGAGCATGTGGCCGTCGTGCCGGACGAGTTCTGGGACCAGTTCGGGCCGGGAGCCGTGGGTGTCGGCTGGGACCTCGGGCTGCTGGGCCTCGCCATGCACCTCGCCGGCGGCGGGATGAGTAAGGAGGAGTCCGAGGCCTGGCAGCTCTCGGACGAGGGCAAGGCGTACGCGACCCGGTCCGGGGAGCTGTGGGGTGAGGCCTACACCGCCTCGGGCGCCGACGGGCAGGTCGTGGCGGCCACTACGGCGGCGACGATCGCGGCCTACACCGGCGCTGGGGCCTAGGCGCCTGCTGCGGCAGTCGTGGAGCGGATCGAAACTTTCGATCCGCCAACGGCTGTCGCGAGGGGCATTCTTGAGCCAACTGAGGTTCCTGGGCGTGCAGTCTGTTGACGGCCATGGGTGTCGCTCCTAAGGTCTGCCGCGAAATTCGGAAATCCGTCCGAAACTTTCGAAGCCCCAGGAAGGAGACGAGATGGTGACCCGCACATCCGTCGACCCGCCTCCCCA is a window from the Streptomyces sp. NBC_00299 genome containing:
- a CDS encoding thioester reductase domain-containing protein; translation: MREVNENVSAAAEQRATEEEMERGGLGLSVTDLLARVAAAAAPPTQPEAEGPSTPQQTAVISAGAPSGTDTDSPAPPDVDTLAAAVAAVAGRYVPAGQLSPDADFFDAGGTSVNAVELVAALEDELGMEIDLDEVFADARPINLARRGLGSSTGVAAAVPETAVTEAAAPEADVREATALEPAAPAPVRTVQRPPAAAPLPAITAPPPPAALARPTPSDATARPEDLNQILADLALADRLPFTASPDPLPPRRILLTGATGFLGSHMLLDLLRHSDAHVYCLVRAADEEAATSRLGDALKSYSLPWSSEVRRRITVLPGDMRDPHLGLSDDLWNTLAQELDSVVGVAAAVDFLRGYQSLRSSNVLGALTLAELAATGRPKPLHHISSIAVFNEVGIPSMGEDDPFAHIDRLIAGYDQTKWAAEVALRRARDHGLVVTALRPGGIGGHSKTGAYNPQDLSSGLISAFGRFRTVPAFRYLNAAPVDWVSRVAVAAICEPDAWGFDYNLTGVPNTLDDVVQDMALGGMHVRVQDWDEWRTDALARLRADPVPELAFLTRVLQSPTALKLCEATLKGPAAIADRTTALVEALGLQPAARYDARAQLKTFERLAGDGLARLPHKDDQPYLWFDETTEGSVGPVGAAPDTPCSMALTLSIASMHQLVTDRRVDVRGQVTCPAVHPEPLTVARGDIWIRPEEGIPHRHGLRHQLLRYRMELTDVDGGRWWLEGHKYARARRDVWRQTRALTVELGREGEAASLAGEVVVPADSYVRDQIDGIKVDPRLTSQEKRAAKLTWLAWFGLEMGRGLLGPFARAAADLLDLRRTQTPTEHHR
- a CDS encoding alpha/beta fold hydrolase: MIFRTTNPRTARPALRKVRTTTTLRPLQHRLDPARIEEIPFHTSDGVRLGLTRIATGDRGRPAVLLLHGHTASADMFLLPETRNLVDVLLDEGYEPWLLDWRGSCRLPYNETGRRYTYDDVALYDIPEAVRHIRTRVGDRPLFAVAHCIGSLTLSLSMTAGLVPGLAGVVSQGVFLTPKLAGRTSLRMTLAGELLKSRIDHIPVDFRKVGLRSKYTPLFALASRKATCPDPTCQILHNSAWGTGASLFVHEHLTDTTHDRLADLLGPAPLWILPHLRRIELARTVVRWHDTDQRYRALPQNALDAAARIDTPVLLLAGSENGLWLDSQELCRDVLARRRPQLDVTYTEIPGYGHLDTFLGRGAALDVFGHILDFLDERR
- a CDS encoding alpha/beta fold hydrolase; its protein translation is MPQLEVDGVTLTYDDEGPREGSGVPLVFVHGWTANRHRWDHQVAHFAEKRRVVRLDLRGHGESSGAGARTIDDLAKDVLALLGHLEIERFAIIGHSMGGMIAQTITLAHPERVERMVLVNSIGRMAYSRGRALLMAASTLAPFKLFVATNIQRAFAPGYPREEIREYIRASADTPREVVMTLYGAMRAFDVLDRVGEIRTPTLMVHGYHDIQLPLGQMLRMAKAYPDAVIRVLDAGHELPVEKPAELTVALDGFLTDRG
- a CDS encoding ArsR/SmtB family transcription factor, with translation MHAFDVLGDPVRRRILELLATGEQASGDISAVIQDEFGISQPAVSQHLRVLRESGFASVRAEGTRRLYAVDATPLREVDAWLERFRGFWEQRLDALGTELARGKRERRLRKEASGDE
- a CDS encoding SRPBCC family protein: MSEIVDELNRLHRQVGARQVETGEARTVLLRRTYEAELADVWDAVTSPERISRWFLPVGGEFKVGGRYQLEGNAGGEILACEEPSRLRVSWLYGPDPGFSEVEVRLTPEGEERTILELEHVAVVPDEFWDQFGPGAVGVGWDLGLLGLAMHLAGGGMSKEESEAWQLSDEGKAYATRSGELWGEAYTASGADGQVVAATTAATIAAYTGAGA